A single genomic interval of Peribacillus sp. FSL H8-0477 harbors:
- a CDS encoding DUF3899 domain-containing protein, with product MHRFVYILLGTLFLSSLVSFFTHSFSLLVWINTLFNFSLLLTIIGAAMLVIQGGFFNAIIRSFRTFFRKINPMNHVLEEIEGKKEESTTYRMASFRLTLPLVVSGFALLFFSIIFSWYIF from the coding sequence ATGCATCGTTTTGTCTATATCCTTTTAGGAACCCTTTTTCTATCATCTTTGGTATCCTTCTTTACTCATTCTTTCAGCCTATTGGTTTGGATCAATACACTTTTTAATTTTTCACTGCTGTTAACCATTATTGGCGCGGCAATGTTAGTCATCCAAGGTGGGTTTTTCAACGCGATAATCAGAAGTTTCAGAACATTTTTCAGAAAGATAAATCCAATGAATCACGTGCTTGAAGAGATTGAAGGAAAAAAGGAGGAATCAACTACCTATCGCATGGCCTCCTTTAGACTAACGCTTCCTTTGGTAGTTTCCGGTTTTGCCCTTTTATTCTTTTCAATTATTTTTTCATGGTATATTTTTTAA
- a CDS encoding dipeptidase, translating into MKIIDTHCDALVRLWNKPKELRFSDSLELHTNLSRLQAGEVSAQCFAIFVPAYIKTEQKFQVALEQIDIFHKEILAKHSNVKHITSWDDFDHLKPNEIGAMLTLEGADVISDDLTKLRILYHLGVMSIGLTWNGANLCADGVQEKRGAGLTELGEMVVTLNNQEFVQTDVSHLSEKSFWGVLEIADYPIASHSNSRALYDHPRNLSNQQAEALFKRNGFVGIGFYPLYLKVEGMVSIGDLITHIDQFCSIGGVNHICLGSDFDGVEVTIKDLENSAMYQNLINELLKHYKEEEVKGFAYQNFLNHRPNLKNIP; encoded by the coding sequence TTGAAGATTATTGATACACATTGTGATGCGCTTGTACGTTTATGGAATAAGCCTAAAGAGCTGAGATTTAGTGATTCACTAGAGCTTCATACTAATTTAAGCCGCTTGCAGGCGGGAGAAGTGTCTGCGCAATGCTTTGCGATCTTTGTTCCAGCCTATATAAAAACGGAACAAAAATTTCAAGTTGCTTTAGAGCAAATTGATATATTTCACAAAGAAATTTTGGCCAAACACTCAAATGTGAAACATATTACCAGTTGGGACGATTTTGATCATCTCAAACCCAATGAAATCGGTGCGATGCTAACATTAGAAGGTGCAGATGTTATTAGTGATGATTTGACTAAATTAAGAATCCTCTATCACTTGGGCGTTATGTCAATTGGGTTAACTTGGAACGGGGCTAACCTCTGTGCAGATGGAGTACAAGAAAAAAGAGGGGCGGGCTTAACAGAGTTAGGTGAAATGGTTGTTACTTTAAATAATCAGGAGTTCGTACAGACTGATGTATCCCATCTAAGTGAAAAATCTTTTTGGGGTGTATTGGAAATTGCAGACTATCCCATTGCTAGTCATTCTAACTCTAGAGCTCTTTACGACCATCCTCGTAATTTATCCAATCAACAGGCAGAAGCCCTTTTTAAGCGGAATGGTTTTGTTGGCATCGGGTTTTACCCGCTTTATTTAAAAGTTGAAGGTATGGTCAGCATTGGAGATTTGATTACTCATATTGATCAATTCTGTTCAATCGGAGGAGTAAATCATATTTGTTTAGGTTCAGACTTTGATGGAGTGGAGGTCACCATTAAAGATTTAGAGAATTCAGCGATGTATCAAAATTTAATTAACGAGCTATTAAAACATTATAAGGAAGAGGAAGTTAAAGGTTTTGCTTATCAGAACTTTCTTAATCATCGGCCCAATTTAAAAAATATACCATGA
- a CDS encoding GNAT family N-acetyltransferase: MSSVLYRTAVPNDLSQLYDLMVNYIVDFYKQPQPDETELKQLITHLFNNPFIGLQYVAEKDGKLIGFATLYFTFSTLQVKRAAILNDLFVLESSRGEKVGQELFTACLTYIREQNFAYMTWETAKDNNIAQGLYNKMGGKKSDWMVYEIE, translated from the coding sequence CTGTCATCTGTCCTATACCGAACGGCGGTTCCCAATGATCTTTCGCAATTATACGATTTAATGGTCAACTACATAGTAGACTTCTACAAACAACCGCAGCCTGATGAAACTGAATTGAAACAACTGATTACTCACCTATTCAATAATCCTTTTATTGGCCTACAGTATGTAGCGGAAAAAGACGGAAAGCTTATTGGTTTTGCCACGCTGTATTTTACCTTTAGTACGCTTCAGGTAAAAAGAGCCGCCATTTTAAATGACCTTTTTGTCCTCGAATCAAGCAGAGGTGAGAAAGTAGGACAAGAATTGTTCACTGCCTGTTTAACGTATATAAGGGAGCAAAACTTCGCTTATATGACATGGGAAACAGCAAAAGATAACAATATCGCTCAAGGGTTATATAACAAAATGGGTGGAAAAAAATCTGATTGGATGGTCTATGAAATTGAATAA
- a CDS encoding S1 domain-containing RNA-binding protein has translation MSIEVGSKVTGKVTGITNFGAFVELPGGLTGLVHISEVADSYVKDVNDHLKIGDQIEVKVISEKDGKTALSIKKAIDRPEGQTSSYSQRPARPGRPGDSRSKDVRSKGKFQPKENFEDKMVRFLKTSEENLTTLKRSTETKRGGRGGRRG, from the coding sequence ATGTCAATCGAAGTAGGCAGTAAAGTAACAGGTAAAGTAACGGGTATCACTAATTTTGGTGCGTTTGTAGAACTACCAGGAGGCTTAACAGGTCTTGTGCACATTAGTGAAGTAGCCGACAGTTATGTAAAAGACGTTAATGACCATCTAAAAATAGGCGACCAGATTGAAGTAAAAGTAATCAGCGAAAAAGATGGTAAAACAGCCTTGTCGATAAAAAAAGCAATTGATAGACCTGAAGGACAAACTTCTTCTTATTCCCAACGTCCAGCACGTCCGGGAAGACCTGGAGACAGTCGTTCTAAAGATGTACGCTCAAAAGGTAAGTTCCAACCAAAAGAGAACTTTGAAGATAAAATGGTTCGCTTCTTGAAAACAAGCGAAGAGAACTTAACTACACTTAAACGCAGCACAGAAACAAAACGTGGCGGCAGAGGCGGAAGACGCGGCTAA
- the ypfJ gene encoding KPN_02809 family neutral zinc metallopeptidase codes for MKWKERQASSNVEDRRGMSGKGIAGIGGGLGLVIVIIVTLLGGDPGELLGNIGSTDQNNSAPYDETQEEKELAQFVSVVLADTERVWTEEFREQGLEYKEPKLVLYSGSVDSACGTAGSSVGPFYCPGDMKLYIDLSFYQELKNQFQAPGDFAMAYVIAHEVGHHIQTLLGTSEKEMPSRSSVSEKEYNKYSVRLELQADYLAGVWANHVQGENLLEEGDLEEALKAASGVGDDTIQKRSRGYVVPDSFTHGTSEQRKRWFYKGFQNGTIKGGDTFSTNDL; via the coding sequence ATGAAGTGGAAGGAAAGGCAAGCAAGTTCAAATGTTGAGGATCGAAGAGGGATGAGCGGTAAGGGAATCGCTGGTATTGGCGGTGGTCTTGGCTTAGTAATTGTAATTATAGTTACGCTGCTTGGAGGAGATCCAGGTGAATTATTAGGAAATATCGGGTCTACCGATCAAAACAACAGCGCGCCTTATGATGAAACGCAAGAAGAAAAAGAACTTGCCCAATTTGTTTCGGTCGTACTTGCAGATACGGAACGAGTTTGGACCGAGGAATTTCGTGAACAAGGATTAGAATATAAAGAGCCGAAGTTGGTGTTGTACAGCGGCAGTGTTGATTCTGCGTGCGGAACAGCTGGTTCATCCGTTGGACCATTTTACTGCCCAGGTGATATGAAATTATATATCGATTTAAGTTTTTATCAAGAGCTGAAAAATCAATTTCAGGCACCAGGGGATTTTGCCATGGCATATGTGATTGCTCATGAAGTTGGCCATCATATTCAAACTCTTCTAGGGACATCAGAAAAGGAAATGCCCAGTCGTTCGAGTGTGAGTGAAAAGGAATACAATAAATATTCTGTGCGATTAGAATTACAAGCTGATTACCTTGCTGGTGTTTGGGCAAATCACGTACAAGGCGAGAATCTTCTCGAAGAAGGTGATTTAGAAGAGGCGCTCAAGGCAGCAAGTGGTGTAGGTGATGATACGATTCAAAAGAGATCCCGCGGATATGTTGTCCCAGACAGCTTTACGCACGGAACCTCTGAACAAAGAAAGCGTTGGTTTTATAAAGGCTTCCAAAACGGTACTATTAAGGGTGGAGACACGTTTTCTACTAATGATTTATAA
- a CDS encoding HAD family hydrolase has product MKEKFLIWDLDDTLITTYPEFKKSNTLCAEIISRELFGDVLQVNDILNRQALIDISLIEKYGFLPPRYEQSWLTTSAEYFKEHGMMSNPSLQQEIKEVVQDIYIRKYENVPGSVEVIQQLKNEGYSMAILTAGDEAVQKRRIEQSGVAEFMDETYVYPYKTPSTLRAVMDRHGHNEYAMIGNSLKSDIYPALENEIMGIHVVRDTWQADHYEIDQAHPLYKPVHDLSEIPNVLAESMELSFK; this is encoded by the coding sequence ATGAAAGAGAAATTCTTAATCTGGGATTTAGACGATACGCTTATTACTACGTATCCAGAATTCAAAAAATCTAATACGCTTTGTGCTGAGATTATCTCAAGGGAGTTGTTCGGTGACGTCCTTCAGGTAAATGATATTTTAAATCGTCAAGCTCTGATTGATATAAGTTTAATTGAAAAGTATGGTTTTTTACCACCGAGATATGAACAAAGCTGGTTAACGACTTCTGCTGAATATTTTAAAGAACATGGAATGATGTCGAATCCTTCTCTTCAGCAAGAAATAAAGGAAGTAGTTCAGGATATTTATATTCGGAAGTATGAAAATGTCCCGGGTTCAGTAGAGGTAATCCAACAGCTTAAGAATGAAGGATATTCGATGGCGATTTTAACAGCAGGTGACGAAGCCGTTCAAAAAAGACGGATTGAACAATCCGGTGTCGCAGAGTTTATGGATGAAACATACGTTTATCCGTATAAAACACCCAGTACCTTACGTGCCGTTATGGATAGACATGGCCATAATGAGTATGCCATGATTGGCAACTCGTTAAAGAGTGATATTTACCCTGCTTTAGAGAACGAAATAATGGGGATTCATGTAGTGAGGGACACTTGGCAAGCTGATCATTATGAAATTGATCAAGCGCATCCACTATACAAACCGGTTCATGACTTATCAGAAATTCCAAACGTTCTTGCAGAAAGTATGGAATTGTCATTTAAATAA
- a CDS encoding shikimate kinase codes for MAADKTIILIGPICSGKTSVAEIISEKLIIPLCSIDDVRFSYYEEIGYEKEVQDEIKKRDGFSGVYQYWKPFEAHTVVRVMQDYENHVIDFDGGHSVYEEAKLLEKVKGALEKFQHVFLLLPSPDDEESVKVLNQRLREFTTDQEVLDVNEHFIRHPSNKVLAKQVVYTNGKSIEDVADEIMSRYTKQM; via the coding sequence ATGGCGGCTGATAAAACGATTATTTTGATTGGACCAATTTGTTCTGGAAAAACATCAGTAGCGGAAATCATTTCGGAAAAATTAATTATTCCACTATGTTCGATAGATGATGTTCGGTTTTCTTACTATGAGGAAATCGGTTATGAGAAAGAAGTTCAAGATGAAATTAAGAAACGAGATGGGTTTAGTGGTGTCTATCAGTATTGGAAGCCATTTGAAGCCCATACTGTTGTTCGGGTTATGCAAGACTATGAAAACCATGTTATTGATTTTGACGGAGGACATTCGGTGTATGAAGAGGCGAAACTATTAGAAAAAGTAAAAGGGGCTTTAGAAAAATTTCAGCATGTTTTCTTGCTCCTTCCAAGTCCGGACGATGAGGAGTCTGTAAAGGTTTTAAATCAACGGCTGCGCGAGTTTACGACGGATCAAGAGGTTTTAGATGTGAATGAACACTTTATAAGGCATCCATCAAACAAAGTTCTGGCGAAGCAGGTGGTATATACGAATGGAAAGTCAATAGAGGATGTTGCGGATGAAATCATGTCTAGGTATACTAAGCAAATGTAA
- a CDS encoding IS256 family transposase: protein MTQLQFNLDIDLLKLSIMNSNLDAVIKSAVVLILNEFMEKERDNHLQVSSYERSTERQDYRNGYYERDFTMSIGKIKLKVPRTRNGDFSPSVFEKYARVDQALVLSMLEMVINGVSTRKVTHIVEQLCGENVSKSFVSSLTEKLDPIVNGWAGRPLNTTYYPFVFVDAMYIKVREHHQVVSKAVYIATALTEQNKREILGLHVDHVESFESWSQFFKQLKSRGLQSPKLVISDAHQGLVKAVQREFIGTSWQRCNVHFKRNIIEKLPKKGSSDIRLMIKRVFEAVTIDDIRLFKTELINKFGEESKYEKALQILDEGFEDTIQYMNHPEKIRQHIRSTNSLERLNQEVRRRERVIRIFPNTQSAFRLVGALLMQYQDTVYDKKKALSK, encoded by the coding sequence ATGACTCAGTTACAGTTTAACCTTGATATCGATCTTTTAAAACTTTCCATTATGAATTCTAATCTTGATGCCGTGATTAAATCAGCGGTTGTGTTGATCTTAAATGAGTTTATGGAGAAAGAGAGAGACAACCATCTACAAGTTTCATCTTATGAGCGCTCTACCGAGCGTCAGGATTATCGAAATGGCTATTATGAACGTGATTTTACGATGAGTATTGGCAAGATTAAATTGAAGGTCCCTAGAACACGTAATGGCGACTTTTCCCCTTCTGTATTTGAAAAATATGCTCGGGTCGATCAAGCGCTCGTCCTTTCCATGTTAGAGATGGTAATCAATGGAGTTTCTACACGAAAGGTTACTCATATTGTCGAACAGCTATGCGGTGAAAATGTCTCAAAATCCTTCGTTTCATCGCTGACTGAAAAGCTTGATCCCATTGTTAATGGCTGGGCAGGGAGGCCCCTCAATACCACGTACTACCCCTTTGTTTTCGTAGATGCCATGTATATCAAGGTGCGTGAGCACCATCAAGTTGTCTCAAAAGCCGTATATATTGCGACTGCCCTTACGGAACAGAATAAGCGAGAGATTCTAGGGCTCCATGTAGATCATGTAGAAAGCTTTGAATCTTGGTCACAGTTCTTTAAGCAACTAAAATCCCGCGGTCTTCAATCCCCGAAACTGGTGATTTCTGATGCCCATCAAGGGTTAGTCAAAGCAGTCCAACGGGAATTCATTGGGACCAGCTGGCAACGGTGCAATGTCCATTTTAAACGGAACATTATCGAAAAACTGCCTAAAAAGGGATCATCTGATATTCGCTTGATGATTAAACGGGTATTTGAAGCAGTCACGATAGATGATATTCGTCTATTTAAAACGGAGTTAATAAATAAATTTGGTGAGGAATCAAAATATGAAAAAGCCCTTCAAATTTTGGATGAAGGGTTCGAAGACACCATTCAATACATGAATCACCCTGAAAAAATCAGGCAGCACATTCGTAGTACAAATTCGCTGGAGCGTTTAAATCAAGAAGTACGCAGAAGAGAAAGAGTAATCCGGATCTTTCCTAATACCCAATCTGCTTTCCGATTAGTAGGTGCTCTCTTAATGCAATATCAAGACACAGTTTACGACAAGAAAAAAGCATTGTCGAAGTAG
- a CDS encoding alpha/beta hydrolase: protein MRKFLKISALLAVILLVGGFAGFYFWSQFTYDGTDQLETLVPIDEIDVVDNWLVLTPEEKAEGGIVLYPGAKVEPAAYRYYAQGLADAGYLVVIPQMTFNFAIFNQNIAEDVMEQYPEIKNWYVEGHSLGGVAASGFAYTHQEEISGVILLGSYPADSTDFSDTDIPMLSLFAEHDGLTTPEKIKETKSLLSTDVLLHQIEGGNHAGFGMYGSQKGDKNATISVKDQQDEMIKTTTAWLKKYDKE, encoded by the coding sequence ATGAGAAAATTTTTAAAAATTAGTGCCCTACTTGCAGTCATTTTACTCGTTGGCGGTTTTGCTGGGTTTTATTTCTGGTCACAATTTACGTACGATGGTACGGATCAGTTAGAAACGCTTGTCCCTATTGATGAGATTGACGTAGTCGATAATTGGCTGGTACTCACTCCCGAGGAGAAAGCAGAAGGAGGAATTGTATTATATCCAGGAGCAAAAGTGGAACCTGCTGCCTATCGATATTATGCACAAGGATTGGCTGATGCCGGTTATCTGGTTGTTATTCCACAAATGACATTTAATTTCGCTATCTTTAATCAAAATATTGCGGAGGATGTGATGGAGCAATACCCTGAGATAAAAAATTGGTATGTGGAGGGTCATTCTCTTGGGGGTGTGGCTGCATCAGGTTTTGCCTATACCCATCAAGAAGAAATTAGCGGTGTTATATTACTAGGTTCCTATCCGGCTGATTCAACTGACTTCTCTGATACTGACATACCGATGCTTTCATTGTTTGCCGAACATGATGGATTAACCACCCCAGAAAAAATTAAAGAAACAAAATCCTTATTATCTACCGATGTATTATTACATCAAATTGAAGGCGGTAATCATGCTGGTTTCGGGATGTATGGGTCACAAAAAGGGGATAAGAACGCCACAATCTCTGTAAAAGATCAACAGGATGAAATGATAAAAACGACTACGGCTTGGCTCAAAAAATATGATAAAGAATAA
- a CDS encoding MOSC domain-containing protein: protein MQKTSYQVKSLNIGKIETHTYGKRSFESAIGKQSIKGPVFLGKRGLQGDEQAFKDHGGEDKALCLYPYDYYSYWNGIFTRMEEVALFGENITVVGLTEQEAHIGDVFSFGGAVIQVSEPRNPCYKLAAKYEVPDLVVRMRDTGYTGFLFRVLEEGNVSQQDNLVLLEPHAEQVPVSLVNDVKFFDKINKEKLEKVLAVDALSSSLRSSLLKQYSSKK from the coding sequence GTGCAAAAAACAAGTTATCAGGTGAAGTCACTTAACATAGGCAAGATTGAAACACATACGTATGGGAAGCGTAGTTTTGAATCTGCTATTGGAAAACAATCGATTAAAGGGCCTGTTTTTTTGGGGAAAAGAGGCTTACAAGGTGATGAGCAGGCGTTTAAGGATCATGGAGGTGAAGATAAAGCTTTATGTTTGTATCCTTATGATTACTACAGCTATTGGAATGGTATTTTTACAAGAATGGAAGAAGTGGCTTTGTTTGGTGAAAATATAACGGTTGTGGGATTGACTGAGCAAGAGGCACACATTGGAGATGTATTTTCATTCGGAGGCGCAGTCATTCAAGTATCTGAACCAAGAAATCCCTGCTACAAATTAGCCGCCAAATATGAGGTCCCAGATTTAGTTGTACGTATGAGAGACACTGGCTATACTGGATTTCTATTTAGAGTTTTAGAAGAAGGAAACGTGAGTCAACAAGATAATTTAGTACTTCTTGAACCACATGCAGAGCAAGTACCTGTTTCATTGGTCAATGACGTGAAGTTTTTTGATAAAATAAATAAAGAAAAGCTTGAAAAAGTTTTAGCAGTGGATGCCTTATCTTCTAGTTTACGGAGCAGCCTGCTAAAGCAATATTCAAGTAAAAAATAA
- a CDS encoding spore germination protein — protein MPFRRFKQKNTRDSNQLSSNLNQNIHTFKLAFADCSDIVFRPFLINGEKKAMMIYFVGLVDFPELDTNVLSPLMEKNESQEKDMAQWIQEKLSVAKVSAITSIEACIQEISMGNTLLLVEHEKMGAAIELVGYEKRSIEEPSSEQVVKGPRDGFTETINVNIALIRRRIRNPKLKVKTLKIGRSSQTDVSMMYISNLANESLVTEVYDRLKRIDIDGVIETQSIEELIEDHPFSPFPQILSTERPDTCAASLLEGRVVILVDGNPFVMIAPTTLLSLLQSSEDYYQRYILGSAVRLLRYFYVGISLLLPSLYVAVLSFHQEMLPTKLIISISTSREIVPFPAIVEAIIMEVTFEALREAGVRLPKQIGSAVSIAGALVVGQAAIQAGIVSPPMVMVVALTGIASFTIPRYNLGATFRLLRFPMIALAGTLGILGIMLGLLVILTHLCTLRSFGVPYLSGIAPMQKNSFKDFLIRAPWWMQSTRPHFTGKYNKFRQGPNQKPGPQQGGD, from the coding sequence ATGCCTTTTCGTCGTTTTAAACAAAAAAATACTCGTGACTCTAATCAACTTTCTTCTAATTTAAATCAGAATATACATACATTTAAGCTTGCTTTTGCGGATTGCTCAGATATCGTATTTCGTCCGTTTTTAATTAATGGTGAAAAAAAAGCCATGATGATTTATTTTGTAGGGTTGGTTGACTTTCCAGAATTAGATACAAATGTACTGTCACCATTAATGGAGAAGAACGAATCGCAAGAAAAAGATATGGCACAGTGGATACAGGAAAAACTATCTGTTGCCAAGGTATCGGCAATAACCTCCATTGAAGCGTGCATCCAGGAAATCTCAATGGGAAACACCCTTTTACTTGTCGAACACGAAAAAATGGGTGCAGCCATTGAACTAGTTGGATATGAGAAACGTTCTATAGAAGAGCCATCTTCTGAGCAGGTAGTAAAAGGTCCACGAGATGGATTTACTGAAACCATAAACGTAAATATTGCTTTAATTAGACGAAGAATCAGAAATCCAAAATTAAAAGTAAAAACGTTAAAAATTGGACGGAGCAGTCAAACCGATGTTTCCATGATGTATATAAGCAACCTTGCCAATGAATCATTAGTTACTGAAGTCTATGACCGTTTAAAACGGATTGATATCGATGGAGTAATCGAAACACAATCTATTGAAGAACTGATAGAAGATCACCCTTTTTCTCCGTTCCCACAGATACTTAGTACAGAACGACCTGATACCTGTGCAGCAAGCCTTTTAGAAGGCAGAGTGGTTATTCTGGTTGATGGAAATCCCTTTGTAATGATTGCGCCCACTACACTTTTATCGCTGCTTCAATCAAGTGAAGATTATTATCAGCGGTATATTTTAGGATCTGCCGTGCGACTTTTACGATATTTTTATGTTGGGATTTCTTTACTGCTTCCGTCACTCTACGTGGCTGTTTTAAGTTTTCACCAAGAAATGCTGCCGACTAAGTTAATTATTAGTATTTCTACCTCTCGGGAAATCGTTCCTTTCCCCGCAATTGTTGAAGCAATAATAATGGAAGTTACCTTTGAAGCTCTTCGCGAGGCTGGGGTAAGACTTCCGAAACAAATTGGGTCAGCCGTCAGTATTGCCGGTGCTTTAGTTGTTGGTCAAGCAGCGATTCAGGCTGGGATCGTTTCGCCTCCAATGGTGATGGTGGTAGCATTAACGGGAATCGCCTCCTTTACGATTCCTAGATACAATCTTGGAGCAACATTTAGGCTATTGCGCTTTCCAATGATTGCGCTCGCTGGAACATTAGGCATCTTGGGAATCATGCTGGGTCTGCTCGTGATTCTGACACATCTATGTACGTTAAGATCATTTGGGGTACCTTATCTTTCTGGTATAGCTCCTATGCAAAAAAACAGCTTCAAGGATTTCCTAATTCGCGCTCCATGGTGGATGCAATCAACACGTCCTCATTTTACCGGTAAGTACAACAAATTCAGACAAGGACCTAATCAAAAACCAGGTCCTCAACAAGGCGGTGATTAA
- a CDS encoding GerAB/ArcD/ProY family transporter has translation MINLDRSEKISSFQLGILIYSAIAVTAILYLPAASYSSAERDFWFSPIISSLFGVLTVFSVTQLGSYYPNDTLIQYSNKIIGKIAGKILGALFLIYTLSVAIQVTWQYGEFVNAYFLPRTPRVVVLGSMALICAYAIRQGVEVIARLAQILTPVIFLVFILVFILLLPDVNINHIFPIFGNGLMPAIKGAYFSNLWFGEFIVLAFFLPRLKDQKNIKKWSFISLLFVTMTLVLMNIISLLTLGTSTGELNAPLINAIQYIDIGNFVTHIEAVVMAFWIAGAFIKINVFYYVLTIGTSQWLNLTDYRPIVFPVLFLNVLLAIWFVPNVSAYHVYMHTIVGILGPIIYTFLPLFLLLIAFIRKGW, from the coding sequence GTGATTAATCTGGACAGATCCGAAAAAATTTCATCCTTTCAATTAGGGATACTCATTTATTCAGCTATAGCCGTTACGGCCATTCTCTATTTACCCGCAGCTAGTTATAGTTCTGCCGAACGAGATTTTTGGTTTTCCCCAATTATTTCGTCACTTTTTGGTGTGCTTACCGTCTTTTCAGTCACTCAATTAGGCAGCTATTATCCAAATGATACCTTAATTCAATACAGTAATAAAATCATTGGAAAAATTGCCGGTAAAATTTTGGGCGCACTATTCCTCATATATACCTTAAGTGTAGCTATTCAAGTAACCTGGCAATATGGGGAGTTCGTCAATGCTTACTTTCTCCCGCGTACTCCCCGGGTTGTTGTACTTGGAAGTATGGCCTTGATTTGTGCCTATGCCATTCGTCAAGGGGTTGAAGTCATTGCAAGACTGGCACAAATTCTAACGCCCGTTATCTTTCTTGTGTTCATTTTAGTATTTATCCTACTTCTTCCGGATGTAAATATAAACCATATTTTCCCCATCTTTGGTAACGGGCTGATGCCAGCCATAAAAGGAGCATACTTTTCTAATCTTTGGTTCGGTGAATTTATTGTACTGGCTTTTTTCCTTCCTAGATTAAAAGACCAAAAAAATATAAAAAAATGGTCCTTCATATCCTTATTATTTGTCACCATGACCTTGGTATTAATGAATATTATCTCCCTTTTAACCTTAGGGACTTCAACTGGGGAGTTGAATGCTCCGCTCATTAATGCCATCCAATATATAGATATCGGCAATTTCGTAACCCATATTGAAGCGGTTGTCATGGCGTTTTGGATTGCAGGAGCCTTTATCAAAATAAATGTATTCTATTATGTGCTGACAATCGGCACCTCTCAATGGCTGAATCTAACTGACTATCGACCAATCGTATTTCCAGTATTATTTTTAAATGTATTACTGGCCATTTGGTTTGTACCAAATGTTTCAGCTTATCACGTATACATGCATACAATTGTTGGAATACTCGGTCCGATCATTTATACGTTTCTCCCCTTATTTCTTCTTCTTATCGCTTTTATAAGGAAAGGATGGTAA